A single genomic interval of Oncorhynchus gorbuscha isolate QuinsamMale2020 ecotype Even-year linkage group LG25, OgorEven_v1.0, whole genome shotgun sequence harbors:
- the LOC124014227 gene encoding leukotriene B4 receptor 1-like produces the protein MESTAWNTTTYFSTDSSAPNSSIPYSVGISFLLVAMALGLPGNLLVVWTILFRLSRRSITSLLILQLAAADALVLLSAPFFIHQLFKARVWEFGEIMCKLLHYVCGINMYLSILLITLMGVDRLHGVLRPFWSQRVRTKSRLFPIMGVVWALATVLPTPQLVYRQVRKGECTTHHPGPAHQVFHYSLETVTAFLVPFSIMTFCYLRIAHALASSRAHWHHRSYRKTNRLITLIVVTFALLWAPYHLVNILQVGAVLSGSSTDLLGFCLRARTVVIAVAYLSSAVNPLLYTMAGSCSGSSLTIYGSSSGCLGGVAQLLEGTASNMDMPSVRAKHDGSGREKDKEDWGGGKPEGEVEEMTMVPGKREVEDEGAEQEKEMTIVPGKKEEEEGN, from the exons ATGGAATCCACAGCATGGAATACCACCACCTACTTCTCTACAGACTCATCCGCTCCCAACTCCTCCATCCCTTATTCTGTTGGAATCTCCTTTCTCCTGGTTGCTATGGCCTTGGGTCTCCCTGGAAACCTCCTAGTGGTTTGGACCATACTATTCCGCCTGAGTCGCCGTTCCATCACGTCCCTCTTAATCCTCCAGCTAGCGGCCGCTGACGCACTCGTGCTGCTCTCCGCACCCTTCTTTATTCACCAGCTCTTCAAGGCCAGAGTCTGGGAGTTTGGAGAGATAATGTGTAAGCTCCTGCATTATGTCTGTGGCATCAACATGTACCTCAGCATCCTATTGATTACCTTGATGGGGGTCGACCGACTCCATGGCGTGCTACGCCCTTTCTGGTCCCAGCGCGTCCGGACGAAGTCGAGGCTCTTTCCTATCATGGGTGTGGTGTGGGCGCTGGCTACAGTGCTGCCCACTCCTCAGCTTGTGTACCGCCAGGTCCGAAAGGGGGAGTGTACCACGCATCACCCCGGGCCCGCCCACCAG GTGTTCCACTATTCCCTAGAAACAGTTACTGCGTTCCTGGTCCCCTTCAGCATCATGACGTTCTGCTACTTACGCATCGCTCATGCCTTAGCATCCAGCCGTGCCCACTGGCACCACCGCTCCTACAGGAAGACCAACCGCCTCATCACACTGATAGTCGTGACTTTCGCCCTCTTGTGGGCTCCGTACCACCTGGTCAACATCCTGCAA GTGGGGGCCGTTCTCTCCGGGTCTTCCACGGATTTGCTGGGGTTCTGTCTGAGAGCTAGGACAGTGGTCATAGCTGTAGCTTACCTCAGCAGTGCTGTCAACCCTCTGCTCTATACCATGGCTGGCTCCTGCTCTGGCTCCTCCCTCACAATCTATGGCTCCTCCTCCGGGTGTTTGGGGGGCGTGGCACAGCTGCTTGAGGGCACGGCCTCCAACATGGACATGCCCAGCGTGAGAGCAAAGCATGATGGTagcggtagagagaaagacaaggagGACTGGGGAGGTGGGAAACCAGAGGGAGAGGTTGAAGAGATGACAATGGTTCCAGggaaaagagaggtggaggacgaGGGGGCAGAACAAGAAAAAGAGATGACAATAGTTCCAggaaaaaaggaggaagaggagggaaactAA